The Amphiprion ocellaris isolate individual 3 ecotype Okinawa chromosome 6, ASM2253959v1, whole genome shotgun sequence genome contains a region encoding:
- the LOC111567175 gene encoding citron Rho-interacting kinase isoform X5, whose translation MSDLESVLQQKDIELKASETQRTILEQDLATYITECSSLKRSLEQARMEVTQEDDKALQLLHDIREQSNKLQEIKEQEYHAQLEEMRVSIRQLEEDLSAARRRSDLYEAELKESRQASEELKRKAADYQHRVQKAKEQGKAEAEDTITKLEKANVEQQTKIQDLQEKLAKALKGSAEATDLLQTMKVAKERMERDLERLQNKEDSSDSLRRRLRETEDGRKTLENQVKRLEIVERRETKLKDEIQSKAQQIQQMADKILELEENLRETQATAQRLETHLKQKEKLYEDKIKVLEAQMKADMADKEMLESSQSKYEEEVREKCSIISEQKATINAMDSKMNSLEQRLAELSEANKLAANSSIYTQKNMKAQEEMISELRQQKFYLESQAGKLEAQNAKLEEHLEKMSQQEQSNKSRVMELETRLREIGLENEEQKLEIKRQVTELTLSLQERESQISNLQAARRALESQLQQAKTELEETTAEAEEEITVLRSHRDEIQRKFDALRDSCAVITDLEEQLTALTQENAELNRQNFYLSKQLDEASDEREDRLHLSQDVDRLRREVADREMHLNNQKQNLETLKTTCTMLEEQVLELETLNDELLEKERQWDAWRATLEDEKNLAERRTREIQRLLDTEKQNRLRAEQRSSESRQAVEQAVKEHKAEILALQQALKDQKLKAESLADTLNDLEKKHAMLEMNARSLQQKLESERDLKQRLLEEQEKLQQQMDAQKTHIFRLTQGLQDALDQTDLLKTERTDLEYQLENIQLHLQAVYSHEKVKMEGTITQQTKLIDFLQAQAHGGSKKKKGLFGRRREDLLAAMAAQAQAQGQSQSQGQVSPVPPIQPVPLQYSDMKAALDKERARCSELEDALQKMRAELRSLREEALQYKDHGSSTNPAIARQQIIMSAMVKSPEHQQGPTSLAPSNSGRRKDTPTPEERRRVTFEKYSRRLKDSQRDRERERERVAHHNTAHRFTVGLNMRAAKCTVCLDTVHFGRQAATCLECHALCHPKCSPCLPATCGMSSDCSLHLSEGLCRDKGSSPGQQLKEAGGHMHLEGWMKQPRNGKRGQGWERKYVVLDGTKVSIYEIEPREDSVKPLEEFDLCLSDGEVMVHGAVGASELPNTAKSDVPYVLKLESRCHTPCWPGQSIYFMAPSFPDKQRWVAVMESVVAGGRASREKAEADAAAVSKRQMVLSPLVQKLLGNSLLKLEGDDRLDINCTLPLTDQIVLVGSEEGLYALNVIKNSLTHIPGLGSVFQIHIIKEQEKLLMIVGDERALCLVEIKRVKQSLAQSHMPSQSELAPYIFETVKGCHLFAAGRIDNGPCICAAMPNKITILRYNDNLNKYCIRKEIETLEPCSCIHLTSYSIIIGTNKFYEIEMKQFVLEEFLDKNDVSLASAVFAVSSHSFPIAIMQVASSMQKEEYLLCFHEFGVFVDTYGRRSRTEEIKWSRLPLSFAYREPYLFVTYFNSLDVIEVQGHAALGPTVLAHLDIPNPRYLGPAISSGAIYLASSYQNKLRVICCKGSLIRESGELQRTGSSRGSPSKRGPPTYTEHISKRLTSGPGSHDGLHREPSTPHRYREGRTEFRRDKSPARPLDREKSPGRVLDSRRERSPGRFGDSTRLHAGSVRTQLAPVNKVWDQSSV comes from the exons GAATATCATGCCCAGCTGGAGGAGATGCGAGTTTCCATTCGACAACTAGAGGAGGACTTGTCTGCTGCCCGTCGCCGTAGCGACTTATATGAGGCTGAGCTAAAAGAGTCTCGACAGGCCAGCGAGGAACTGAAGAGGAAGGCTGCAGACTACCAGCATAGGGTGCAGAAG GCAAAAGAGCAGGGCAAAGCAGAAGCAGAGGATACAATCACCAAATTGGAGAAG GCTAATGTTGAGCAGCAGACAAAAATCCAGGATCTTCAAGAGAAGCTTGCCAAG GCGTTAAAGGGCAGTGCAGAGGCTACAGACCTCCTTCAGACGATGAAAGTGGCCAAAGAGCGAATGGAACGAGACCTAGAGAGGCTTCAGAACAAGGAAGACTCCAGTGACAGCCTGCGCAGACGACTCCGTGAGACTGAG GATGGAAGGAAGACTCTTGAGAACCAGGTGAAAAGGTTGGAGATTGTGGAACGCCGGGAGACGAAACTGAAGGATGAGATCCAGAGCAAGGCCCAGCAGATTCAGCAGATGGCAGATAAGATTCTG gAGCTGGAGGAGAATCTGCGAGAGACCCAAGCTACTGCCCAGCGTTTAGAGACTCATCttaaacagaaggaaaaactCTATGAAGACAAGATAAAG GTGCTGGAGGCCCAGATGAAGGCGGACATGGCTGATAAGGAGATGTTGGAGTCCAGTCAGAGCAAATATGAAGAGGAGGTGCGGGAGAAGTGCAGCATCATCAGTGAACAGAAGGCG ACCATAAATGCTATGGACTCAAAGATGAACAGCCTGGAACAGAGACTTGCTGAGCTGTCAGAGGCCAATAAATTGGCAGCCAACAGCAGCATCTACACCCAGAAAAACAT GAAAGCCCAGGAGGAGATGATCTCAGAGCTTCGCCAGCAGAAGTTCTACCTGGAGTCTCAGGCTGGGAAGCTGGAGGCCCAGAATGCTAAACTGGAGGAGCATCTAGAGAAAATGAGTCAGCAAGAGCAAAGCAATAAGAGCCGCGTGATGGAGCTGGAAACTCGGCTCAGAGAG ATTGGGCTGGAGAATGAGGAACAAAAGCTGGAGATTAAACGTCAGGTGACAGAGCTGACTCTTTCACTGCAAGAACGTGAATCTCAGATCAGCAACCTGCAGGCAGCTCGCCGTGCTCTGGAGAGCCAACTGCAGCAGGCCAAGACTGAGCTGGAAGAGACCACTGCAGAGGCTGAGGAGGAGATCACTGTGCTCaga TCACACAGAGATGAGATACAACGTAAATTTGATGCCTTGAGAGACAGCTGTGCG GTGATCACAGACCTAGAAGAGCAGCTGACTGCACTGACTCAGGAGAATGCAGAGCTGAACCGCCAGAACTTCTACTTGTCCAAGCAGCTGGATGAGGCCTCTGATGAGAGAGAAGATCGACTGCACCTCAGCCAGGATGTGGATAGGCTTCGTCGGGAGGTGGCTGACCGTGAAATGCACCTTAACAACCAGAAACAG AACCTTGAGACACTGAAGACCACATGCACAATGCTGGAGGAACAAGTTCTGGAGCTGGAGACCCTAAATGATGAACTTTTGGAGAAGGAGAGACAGTGGGATGCCTGGAGGGCAACACTGGAGGACGAAAAGAACCTGGCAGAGAGGAGGACCAGGGAGATCCAGAGACTGCTGGACACTGAGAAACAGAACAG GCTTCGTGCAGAGCAGCGTAGCTCTGAGTCTCGCCAGGCGGTGGAACAGGCGGTTAAGGAGCACAAAGCTGAGATCCTGGCCCTGCAGCAGGCCCTAAAAGACCAGAAACTTAAAGCTGAGAGCCTTGCAGACACT TTGAATGACCTGGAGAAGAAGCATGCCATGTTGGAGATGAATGCCCGCAGTTTGCAGCAAAAACTGGAGAGTGAGAGGGACCTGAAGCAGAGACTGCTGGAAGAG CaagagaagctgcagcagcagatggatgCCCAGAAGACACATATATTCCGTCTGACCCAGGGGCTGCAGGACGCTTTGGACCAGACTGACCTTCTGAAAACTGAGAGGACTGATCTGGAATATCAGCTGGAGAACATCCAG CTCCACCTGCAGGCTGTATACTCTCATGAGAAGGTGAAAATGGAGGGGACCATCACCCAGCAGACCAAGCTCATAGATTTCCTCCAGGCCCAGGCCCATGGTGGCTCCAAGAAGAAAAAG GGTCTATTTGGACGCCGGCGTGAGGACCTGTTGGCTGCCATGGCTGCTCAGGCCCAGGCTCAGGGTCAGAGTCAGAGTCAAGGCCAGGTTTCCCCTGTGCCTCCCATCCAGCCAGTGCCTCTGCAGTACAGCGACATGAAGGCTGCTCTGGACAAGGAGCGTGCTCGTTGCTCTGAGTTGGAAGATGCTCTGCAGAAAATGAGAGCAGAGCTGCGGTCTCTGAGAGAAGAAG CTCTCCAGTATAAGGATCATGGAAGTTCTACAAATCCAGCCATAGCACGGCAGCAGATAATTATGTCTGCCATGGTGAAGTCTCCTGAACACCAGCAGGGCCCAACCAGCCTGGCACCCTCCAACTCTGGACGCAGGAAGGATACTCCAACACCTGAGG AGAGAAGGAGGGTCACTTTTGAAA AGTACAGCCGTCGTCTGAAGGAcagtcagagagacagagagagggagagagagagggtggcGCACCACAACACCGCTCACCGCTTCACAGTGGGACTCAACATGAGAGCTGCCAAGTGTACTGTGTGCCTGGATACTGTGCACTTTGGTCGCCAAGCAGCTACCTGTCTCG AATGTCACGCTTTGTGCCACCCAAAATGCTCCCCCTGCCTTCCAGCCACATGCGGCATGTCCAGTGATTGCTCTCTGCATCTGTCGGAGGGCCTGTGTCGAGACAAAGGCAGCTCTCCGGGCCAACAGCTCAAAGAGGCCGGTGGACACATGCACCTGGAGGGCTGGATGAAGCAGCCCAG GAATGGGAAACGAGGCCAGGGCTGGGAGAGAAAATATGTAGTTCTGGATGGGACTAAAGTGTCCATCTATGAAATAGAGCCCAGAGAAG ACTCAGTGAAACCACTAGAGGAGTTTGACCTGTGTCTGTCAGATGGAGAAGTGATGGTTCATGGAGCAGTAGGAGCATCTGAGCTGCCGAACACTGCCAAGTCAG ATGTCCCTTACGTCCTGAAGCTGGAGTCCCGTTGTCACACCCCCTGCTGGCCTGGCCAGTCTATTTACTTCATGGCTCCCAGTTTCCCAGACAAACAGCGCTGGGTAGCTGTGATGGAGTCTGTGGTGGCTGGAGGTCGAGCCTCACGGGAGAAGGCAGAGGCTGACGCA GCTGCTGTGTCCAAAAGACAAATGGTTCTGTCTCCTCTGGTCCAG AAGTTGCTGGGAAACTCTCTCCTGAAGCTGGAGGGAGACGATAGACTGGATATTAATTGCACTCTTCCTCTCACAGATCAG ATTGTTCTGGTGGGCTCTGAAGAGGGACTGTACGCACTCAATGTTATCAAGAACTCTCTGACTCACATCCCTGGCCTCGGGTCAGTCTTTCAGATCCACATCATTAAAGAGCAGGAGAAACTGTTGATGATTGTTG GGGATGAGAGAGCATTGTGTCTGGTGGAGATTAAGAGGGTGAAGCAGTCTCTGGCTCAGTCCCACATGCCCAGCCAGTCTGAACTGGCTCCCTACATCTTTGAGACAGTGAAAGGTTGCCATCTGTTTGCTGCTGGGAGA ATAGACAATGGGCCTTGTATATGTGCTGCAATGCCAAACAAAATAACCATTCTGCGCTACAATGACAATCTCAACAAATACTGCATTCGTAAG GAAATTGAAACTCTGGAGCCGTGCAGCTGCATCCATCTGACCAGCTACAGCATCATCATCGGCACCAACAAGTTCTATGAGATCGAAATGAAGCAGTTTGTGCTCGAGG AATTCTTGGACAAGAACGACGTGTCACTGGCCTCTGCAGTGTTTGCAGTCTCGTCTCACAGTTTCCCCATTGCAATCATGCAGGTTGCCAGCAGCATGCAGAAGGAGGAGTaccttctgtgttttcatg AGTTTGGAGTGTTTGTGGACACGTACGGGCGAAGAAGCCGCACTGAGGAAATCAAGTGGAGCCGTCTGCCTCTGTCTTTCG CCTACAGAGAGCCCTACCTGTTTGTGACCTACTTCAACTCCCTGGATGTGATTGAGGTTCAGGGACACGCTGCTCTGGG TCCTACAGTGCTGGCCCACCTAGACATTCCAAACCCTCGGTACTTGGGCCCAGCCATCTCCTCTGGGGCTATTTACTTGGCCTCCTCCTACCAGAACAAACTGCGGGTCATCTGCTGCAAGGGAAGTCTGATCAGAGAGTCCGGAGAGCTGCAGAGGACCGGCTCCAGCCGAGG TAGTCCCAGTAAGAGAGGGCCGCCCACCTACACTGAGCACATCTCCAAGCGTTTGACCTCCGGCCCCGGCAGTCATGACGGTCTGCATCGGGAGCCCAGCACCCCACATCGTTACCGGGAGGGCCGCACAGAGTTCAGAAGAGACAAGTCTCCTGCCCGGCCTCTGGACAGAGAGAAGTCACCTGGCAGGGTGCTGGACAGCCGCAGGGAGAGGTCTCCTGGGAGATTTGGGGACAGCACCCGACTCCATGCTGGGTCTGTCCGAACACAGCTCGCCCCCGTTAACAAG GTGTGGGATCAGTCGTCAGTGTGA
- the LOC111567175 gene encoding citron Rho-interacting kinase isoform X2 gives MVEQEISLVQRKMSDLESVLQQKDIELKASETQRTILEQDLATYITECSSLKRSLEQARMEVTQEDDKALQLLHDIREQSNKLQEIKEQEYHAQLEEMRVSIRQLEEDLSAARRRSDLYEAELKESRQASEELKRKAADYQHRVQKAKEQGKAEAEDTITKLEKANVEQQTKIQDLQEKLAKALKGSAEATDLLQTMKVAKERMERDLERLQNKEDSSDSLRRRLRETEDGRKTLENQVKRLEIVERRETKLKDEIQSKAQQIQQMADKILELEENLRETQATAQRLETHLKQKEKLYEDKIKVLEAQMKADMADKEMLESSQSKYEEEVREKCSIISEQKATINAMDSKMNSLEQRLAELSEANKLAANSSIYTQKNMKAQEEMISELRQQKFYLESQAGKLEAQNAKLEEHLEKMSQQEQSNKSRVMELETRLREIGLENEEQKLEIKRQVTELTLSLQERESQISNLQAARRALESQLQQAKTELEETTAEAEEEITVLRSHRDEIQRKFDALRDSCAVITDLEEQLTALTQENAELNRQNFYLSKQLDEASDEREDRLHLSQDVDRLRREVADREMHLNNQKQNLETLKTTCTMLEEQVLELETLNDELLEKERQWDAWRATLEDEKNLAERRTREIQRLLDTEKQNRLRAEQRSSESRQAVEQAVKEHKAEILALQQALKDQKLKAESLADTLNDLEKKHAMLEMNARSLQQKLESERDLKQRLLEEQEKLQQQMDAQKTHIFRLTQGLQDALDQTDLLKTERTDLEYQLENIQLHLQAVYSHEKVKMEGTITQQTKLIDFLQAQAHGGSKKKKGLFGRRREDLLAAMAAQAQAQGQSQSQGQVSPVPPIQPVPLQYSDMKAALDKERARCSELEDALQKMRAELRSLREEALQYKDHGSSTNPAIARQQIIMSAMVKSPEHQQGPTSLAPSNSGRRKDTPTPEERRRVTFEKYSRRLKDSQRDRERERERVAHHNTAHRFTVGLNMRAAKCTVCLDTVHFGRQAATCLECHALCHPKCSPCLPATCGMSSDCSLHLSEGLCRDKGSSPGQQLKEAGGHMHLEGWMKQPRNGKRGQGWERKYVVLDGTKVSIYEIEPREDSVKPLEEFDLCLSDGEVMVHGAVGASELPNTAKSDVPYVLKLESRCHTPCWPGQSIYFMAPSFPDKQRWVAVMESVVAGGRASREKAEADAAAVSKRQMVLSPLVQKLLGNSLLKLEGDDRLDINCTLPLTDQIVLVGSEEGLYALNVIKNSLTHIPGLGSVFQIHIIKEQEKLLMIVGDERALCLVEIKRVKQSLAQSHMPSQSELAPYIFETVKGCHLFAAGRIDNGPCICAAMPNKITILRYNDNLNKYCIRKEIETLEPCSCIHLTSYSIIIGTNKFYEIEMKQFVLEEFLDKNDVSLASAVFAVSSHSFPIAIMQVASSMQKEEYLLCFHEFGVFVDTYGRRSRTEEIKWSRLPLSFAYREPYLFVTYFNSLDVIEVQGHAALGPTVLAHLDIPNPRYLGPAISSGAIYLASSYQNKLRVICCKGSLIRESGELQRTGSSRGSPSKRGPPTYTEHISKRLTSGPGSHDGLHREPSTPHRYREGRTEFRRDKSPARPLDREKSPGRVLDSRRERSPGRFGDSTRLHAGSVRTQLAPVNKVWDQSSV, from the exons GAATATCATGCCCAGCTGGAGGAGATGCGAGTTTCCATTCGACAACTAGAGGAGGACTTGTCTGCTGCCCGTCGCCGTAGCGACTTATATGAGGCTGAGCTAAAAGAGTCTCGACAGGCCAGCGAGGAACTGAAGAGGAAGGCTGCAGACTACCAGCATAGGGTGCAGAAG GCAAAAGAGCAGGGCAAAGCAGAAGCAGAGGATACAATCACCAAATTGGAGAAG GCTAATGTTGAGCAGCAGACAAAAATCCAGGATCTTCAAGAGAAGCTTGCCAAG GCGTTAAAGGGCAGTGCAGAGGCTACAGACCTCCTTCAGACGATGAAAGTGGCCAAAGAGCGAATGGAACGAGACCTAGAGAGGCTTCAGAACAAGGAAGACTCCAGTGACAGCCTGCGCAGACGACTCCGTGAGACTGAG GATGGAAGGAAGACTCTTGAGAACCAGGTGAAAAGGTTGGAGATTGTGGAACGCCGGGAGACGAAACTGAAGGATGAGATCCAGAGCAAGGCCCAGCAGATTCAGCAGATGGCAGATAAGATTCTG gAGCTGGAGGAGAATCTGCGAGAGACCCAAGCTACTGCCCAGCGTTTAGAGACTCATCttaaacagaaggaaaaactCTATGAAGACAAGATAAAG GTGCTGGAGGCCCAGATGAAGGCGGACATGGCTGATAAGGAGATGTTGGAGTCCAGTCAGAGCAAATATGAAGAGGAGGTGCGGGAGAAGTGCAGCATCATCAGTGAACAGAAGGCG ACCATAAATGCTATGGACTCAAAGATGAACAGCCTGGAACAGAGACTTGCTGAGCTGTCAGAGGCCAATAAATTGGCAGCCAACAGCAGCATCTACACCCAGAAAAACAT GAAAGCCCAGGAGGAGATGATCTCAGAGCTTCGCCAGCAGAAGTTCTACCTGGAGTCTCAGGCTGGGAAGCTGGAGGCCCAGAATGCTAAACTGGAGGAGCATCTAGAGAAAATGAGTCAGCAAGAGCAAAGCAATAAGAGCCGCGTGATGGAGCTGGAAACTCGGCTCAGAGAG ATTGGGCTGGAGAATGAGGAACAAAAGCTGGAGATTAAACGTCAGGTGACAGAGCTGACTCTTTCACTGCAAGAACGTGAATCTCAGATCAGCAACCTGCAGGCAGCTCGCCGTGCTCTGGAGAGCCAACTGCAGCAGGCCAAGACTGAGCTGGAAGAGACCACTGCAGAGGCTGAGGAGGAGATCACTGTGCTCaga TCACACAGAGATGAGATACAACGTAAATTTGATGCCTTGAGAGACAGCTGTGCG GTGATCACAGACCTAGAAGAGCAGCTGACTGCACTGACTCAGGAGAATGCAGAGCTGAACCGCCAGAACTTCTACTTGTCCAAGCAGCTGGATGAGGCCTCTGATGAGAGAGAAGATCGACTGCACCTCAGCCAGGATGTGGATAGGCTTCGTCGGGAGGTGGCTGACCGTGAAATGCACCTTAACAACCAGAAACAG AACCTTGAGACACTGAAGACCACATGCACAATGCTGGAGGAACAAGTTCTGGAGCTGGAGACCCTAAATGATGAACTTTTGGAGAAGGAGAGACAGTGGGATGCCTGGAGGGCAACACTGGAGGACGAAAAGAACCTGGCAGAGAGGAGGACCAGGGAGATCCAGAGACTGCTGGACACTGAGAAACAGAACAG GCTTCGTGCAGAGCAGCGTAGCTCTGAGTCTCGCCAGGCGGTGGAACAGGCGGTTAAGGAGCACAAAGCTGAGATCCTGGCCCTGCAGCAGGCCCTAAAAGACCAGAAACTTAAAGCTGAGAGCCTTGCAGACACT TTGAATGACCTGGAGAAGAAGCATGCCATGTTGGAGATGAATGCCCGCAGTTTGCAGCAAAAACTGGAGAGTGAGAGGGACCTGAAGCAGAGACTGCTGGAAGAG CaagagaagctgcagcagcagatggatgCCCAGAAGACACATATATTCCGTCTGACCCAGGGGCTGCAGGACGCTTTGGACCAGACTGACCTTCTGAAAACTGAGAGGACTGATCTGGAATATCAGCTGGAGAACATCCAG CTCCACCTGCAGGCTGTATACTCTCATGAGAAGGTGAAAATGGAGGGGACCATCACCCAGCAGACCAAGCTCATAGATTTCCTCCAGGCCCAGGCCCATGGTGGCTCCAAGAAGAAAAAG GGTCTATTTGGACGCCGGCGTGAGGACCTGTTGGCTGCCATGGCTGCTCAGGCCCAGGCTCAGGGTCAGAGTCAGAGTCAAGGCCAGGTTTCCCCTGTGCCTCCCATCCAGCCAGTGCCTCTGCAGTACAGCGACATGAAGGCTGCTCTGGACAAGGAGCGTGCTCGTTGCTCTGAGTTGGAAGATGCTCTGCAGAAAATGAGAGCAGAGCTGCGGTCTCTGAGAGAAGAAG CTCTCCAGTATAAGGATCATGGAAGTTCTACAAATCCAGCCATAGCACGGCAGCAGATAATTATGTCTGCCATGGTGAAGTCTCCTGAACACCAGCAGGGCCCAACCAGCCTGGCACCCTCCAACTCTGGACGCAGGAAGGATACTCCAACACCTGAGG AGAGAAGGAGGGTCACTTTTGAAA AGTACAGCCGTCGTCTGAAGGAcagtcagagagacagagagagggagagagagagggtggcGCACCACAACACCGCTCACCGCTTCACAGTGGGACTCAACATGAGAGCTGCCAAGTGTACTGTGTGCCTGGATACTGTGCACTTTGGTCGCCAAGCAGCTACCTGTCTCG AATGTCACGCTTTGTGCCACCCAAAATGCTCCCCCTGCCTTCCAGCCACATGCGGCATGTCCAGTGATTGCTCTCTGCATCTGTCGGAGGGCCTGTGTCGAGACAAAGGCAGCTCTCCGGGCCAACAGCTCAAAGAGGCCGGTGGACACATGCACCTGGAGGGCTGGATGAAGCAGCCCAG GAATGGGAAACGAGGCCAGGGCTGGGAGAGAAAATATGTAGTTCTGGATGGGACTAAAGTGTCCATCTATGAAATAGAGCCCAGAGAAG ACTCAGTGAAACCACTAGAGGAGTTTGACCTGTGTCTGTCAGATGGAGAAGTGATGGTTCATGGAGCAGTAGGAGCATCTGAGCTGCCGAACACTGCCAAGTCAG ATGTCCCTTACGTCCTGAAGCTGGAGTCCCGTTGTCACACCCCCTGCTGGCCTGGCCAGTCTATTTACTTCATGGCTCCCAGTTTCCCAGACAAACAGCGCTGGGTAGCTGTGATGGAGTCTGTGGTGGCTGGAGGTCGAGCCTCACGGGAGAAGGCAGAGGCTGACGCA GCTGCTGTGTCCAAAAGACAAATGGTTCTGTCTCCTCTGGTCCAG AAGTTGCTGGGAAACTCTCTCCTGAAGCTGGAGGGAGACGATAGACTGGATATTAATTGCACTCTTCCTCTCACAGATCAG ATTGTTCTGGTGGGCTCTGAAGAGGGACTGTACGCACTCAATGTTATCAAGAACTCTCTGACTCACATCCCTGGCCTCGGGTCAGTCTTTCAGATCCACATCATTAAAGAGCAGGAGAAACTGTTGATGATTGTTG GGGATGAGAGAGCATTGTGTCTGGTGGAGATTAAGAGGGTGAAGCAGTCTCTGGCTCAGTCCCACATGCCCAGCCAGTCTGAACTGGCTCCCTACATCTTTGAGACAGTGAAAGGTTGCCATCTGTTTGCTGCTGGGAGA ATAGACAATGGGCCTTGTATATGTGCTGCAATGCCAAACAAAATAACCATTCTGCGCTACAATGACAATCTCAACAAATACTGCATTCGTAAG GAAATTGAAACTCTGGAGCCGTGCAGCTGCATCCATCTGACCAGCTACAGCATCATCATCGGCACCAACAAGTTCTATGAGATCGAAATGAAGCAGTTTGTGCTCGAGG AATTCTTGGACAAGAACGACGTGTCACTGGCCTCTGCAGTGTTTGCAGTCTCGTCTCACAGTTTCCCCATTGCAATCATGCAGGTTGCCAGCAGCATGCAGAAGGAGGAGTaccttctgtgttttcatg AGTTTGGAGTGTTTGTGGACACGTACGGGCGAAGAAGCCGCACTGAGGAAATCAAGTGGAGCCGTCTGCCTCTGTCTTTCG CCTACAGAGAGCCCTACCTGTTTGTGACCTACTTCAACTCCCTGGATGTGATTGAGGTTCAGGGACACGCTGCTCTGGG TCCTACAGTGCTGGCCCACCTAGACATTCCAAACCCTCGGTACTTGGGCCCAGCCATCTCCTCTGGGGCTATTTACTTGGCCTCCTCCTACCAGAACAAACTGCGGGTCATCTGCTGCAAGGGAAGTCTGATCAGAGAGTCCGGAGAGCTGCAGAGGACCGGCTCCAGCCGAGG TAGTCCCAGTAAGAGAGGGCCGCCCACCTACACTGAGCACATCTCCAAGCGTTTGACCTCCGGCCCCGGCAGTCATGACGGTCTGCATCGGGAGCCCAGCACCCCACATCGTTACCGGGAGGGCCGCACAGAGTTCAGAAGAGACAAGTCTCCTGCCCGGCCTCTGGACAGAGAGAAGTCACCTGGCAGGGTGCTGGACAGCCGCAGGGAGAGGTCTCCTGGGAGATTTGGGGACAGCACCCGACTCCATGCTGGGTCTGTCCGAACACAGCTCGCCCCCGTTAACAAG GTGTGGGATCAGTCGTCAGTGTGA